The nucleotide window TAAACCGGCCCTTCGAGGCCGAACGATTCTGCCGCCAACTCAACAAAAGCTCGCACGTTTTCGCGCATGGTCGTATCGCTTATGGATTAAGGATCCAGACGGCGCCGTTCGTCACGTTCGAAGGACTCGTTCCAGGCCACTCGCTCGGCCCGTTCCTCGCTCTTCCGTCGCACGATGAGGACATCTTGTCCGGGATCGCCGCTAGGAGAAGTGAACTCGACGGGCGGACTATCGGACGTAGCCACCCATTGAGCGAGCAGGCGGCTTCGCTCGCTGGCGTAACACAGTTCGTGACGTTCGACGACCAGGTATCGCAGACGCGGTTCGGTCAACGCCGCACCCGAGTCGCGGAACGAGTAGCTGGTGAGTCCCGACAGAAGCCCAGTCCAACCGCGGCTATCGAGCACGCACTCGTCGGCCTGCGCGTGCGCGACCAGCCAATACGCTGCGTCGCGATGCGGCGTGCGCCGGCCGTGCAGCGGCTTGGCCGTTTGCAGCAGGCAGGCGACCAGGATCAGCGCGGCCATGCCACGGCAAAGCATGTTTCGTAGCCGTGGCGGCGCGAAAACGCTTGCCACCGCTTCCGCGCAGGCGACCGTGCCCGCGGCGCTCCAGGGGAGCAGCACGAGCGCGACCGGGAGCAAGTGACGTGGCTCGAGATAGCCGGCTCGTGCGGCGTAGTACACCGCCGCGCTCAGGTACATCGCGACGAACAGCAGCACGAACGCGATTGCCGCGCGCGACGCAAGACGCTCGCGCCAAGCAGCAAGCAGTCCCCAGACCGCCAGCGGAAGCAGCACATAGTGCAGCGTGCGGGGGAGCGCTCGGCCCGCCGCGAAAAGCGCCGCCGAATAGCCGTGAAAACGAATCGACGTGGTCGATTCTTTGACCGGAAGCGGAGTATATACGTGCGCCGCTGCCGGCGTCTCGACTGTAGGGGATTCTGGTGTAGGGAATTCTGGAACCACGAGCCCGACGGCGTACCAGGCGCCAAGCGCGAGGGCGCAGCCAGCAATCGTGAAGAGTGCGGTGGTACGCCAGGCGGGTCGAATCGTCATGGCGGCGATCGCCACGAGCAGGACCAGCGTTTCTAGGCCGACGAGCAGGGCAGCAGCGGCTGCTATGCCGCCGAGTGCCGGGAACAGATGTTGGAAGAATCGACGCGTGCCGTTATGGCGACTACGGGAGCTAAGCTGGTTCGTCACTACGTCACTGCCGGACAAGCCGGCAGTGCCACCGACCGAGCTCCCACCATACAGGAACAACGAGCAGGTGATCGCGAAGAGGAGCAGTCCCAGGCTGTCGCCGATGGCATCGCCGCCGAGTCGGGCGAACTCCGGAAGAACGCAGAAGAAGCCCCCGGCCAGACATGCCGCACGCCGGCCGACCTGCGGCAGGGCCAACAGATACACGAACGGAACGGCAAGCACGAGTGCCGTCGCCGAGGCCAACTGCGCCGCAAAGGCCCAACCGTCGCGCCGGAGGCCCAGCCACGGTTCTAGCAGGCCATACGTGCCGGCCACTGCCGCTGGAAAAAGTGGCGCGTCGTCGGCCGAGTGTAGTAGTGCGCGCATCGAGCCTGAGATGGCAAGCTGTTTAGCCTCGGCCACGTAACGCACCGCGTCGAGCGCCGGCACGACCGAGCGATAGATGACCGTGCCCTGCACGAGCACGGCCAGCAACGACAACGACACGATCGTCAGCAGGTGCGACAGCCAGGCCGGCTTGGCGCAGCGCGCGGCTCGGCTCGCCAGCGGCAGTTCGTTTCGGTGGTAGATGGCGCCAGCATCCATGCGGCATTCTCGTCACAGCCTGCACGCCCAGCGCCGGCAAAAGGGGCCCGCCGCCTGGAGTGACAGTTTTGGAGCGCAAGCAGAGTAGTAGTCTGCCGCCAATCGGTCAACGTCGACTTGGCGCTCTGGCGAAGCCTGGTGGGGCTGGTGGGCTTGTTCTCGTCGCGACTGGGACGCTACACGCAAGCGGGATCGGTCTTATTCGATCTTGCTGCAAGCGCAGGGAACGATTATCGTCCCGCCTCCCGTCAGGCTCTCTTGCGCGGAGGCGTGCGCAACTCAGGGCATCGTTCGCAGGAAGATATGCGTCACGGTCAGAGTAGCCGTGGCCGCCAACAAGTCGAGAATCGCCCCCGCCACCTTCGAGGCGAGACGGCCGTGAATTCGATGATCCAACACATTGCTCGTACTATTTCGCACTCGCACGCGGCCGAGGCCCTGTTCCTCGCGGCGCTCGTTTGCCTGGCCTCGTCGTCGGGCTGCGGTTCGCTCCACGCACAGGGGCAGAATGCCGAAGGCGTGCGTCTGCACCAGCAGGGCTATTACCAACAATCGCTGCAGCGCTTCCAACAAGCGGTCTACAGCGATCCAAATAATGCCGACGCGTACTACAACCTGGCGGCTACCTACCACCGCATGGGCAAGCTGTCGAGCAATCGCACCGAGCTCGATCAGGCCGAAAATTATTACAACCAGTGCCTCGATCACTCCCCCGACCATGCCGCGTGCTACCGCGGTCTGGCGATTCTGCTGGTCGAGGAGAACCGCTCGGAAGAGGCCTTCCGGCTGCTGAACGGCTGGGCGGGACGTTCGCCGACGAACCCCGATCCGAAGATCGAGCTGGCGCGTCTCTACGAAGAGTTTGGCGACAAAACCGCCGCCGAGCATCAACTGGTCGAGGCGCTGACGAACAACCCCTACAACGCTCGGGCCCTGGCGGCGCTCGGCAAGCTGCACGAGCAGTCGGGCGACTACACGCAGGCCCTGTCGGTGTATCAGCGCTCGCTCTGGCACGACCACATGCAGCCCGAGGTCGCCGCACGCGTGGCGGCGCTGCAGTCGGCCCTGGGCCCTCAGCCCATGGTCACGCCCACCACGCCGACGAATAGCTCGCTGCGCCGCTACTAAGCTCGTCTCGGCGGACGGTGACAGCCCGTCGACGGAGATTCCGCCGGGTGGCTCTTGGTTGGTCCGACTCGCTCCGCTCGGCCCGATCCCTCGTGCGATGCGTTCTGCCCCCGATTCCCGCACGCTATGCTGGAGTCATGGGAACCGAGAACGAGACTCCGCCGTCGTCCACTGCTACGAGTGCTCCGGCGACCGTTAGTGCTTTACGTCCGAGCCGGCGCTGGCTGCAATTCCGGCTGCGGACGCTGCTGGTGTTGCTGACGCTGTTTGGCCTGACGTTTGGCCTGGTCTTTGCCGCTTCACGGCGACAGCGCGAGGCCGAGATGCGCGCGATCACGGTGCTGGGCGCTACCGGCTACGCGAGTAGCTCGCACGACGCCTACTATCCTCCCCTCTCGTCGAAGCCGGCCGAGAAAAAAGCAGGGGAAACGCCCGACCGGGTATTGGCTTCGGTCGACATTCCGCAGTGGCTCAAATCAGTGCCGG belongs to Pirellulales bacterium and includes:
- a CDS encoding tetratricopeptide repeat protein; this translates as MIQHIARTISHSHAAEALFLAALVCLASSSGCGSLHAQGQNAEGVRLHQQGYYQQSLQRFQQAVYSDPNNADAYYNLAATYHRMGKLSSNRTELDQAENYYNQCLDHSPDHAACYRGLAILLVEENRSEEAFRLLNGWAGRSPTNPDPKIELARLYEEFGDKTAAEHQLVEALTNNPYNARALAALGKLHEQSGDYTQALSVYQRSLWHDHMQPEVAARVAALQSALGPQPMVTPTTPTNSSLRRY